One region of Acidimicrobiia bacterium genomic DNA includes:
- a CDS encoding acyl-CoA dehydrogenase family protein, translating to MDVDAFRNEARSWLEANVPRRSGDDNPAAVFIERPDEAAYVVRAKEWQAKLADAGWAGITWPTEYGGRGLGPMHQIVWVQEAAPYDLPLDIFNIGIGMAGPTILSWGTSEQKDRWLAPMLRGEEIWCQLFSEPNAGSDVASVQTRAVRDGDEWVVDGQKVWTSGAHFSRWGMLLARTDPDAPKHNGLSYFGIDMDQTGVEVRPLRQMTGGASFNEVYMSEARVPNDALIGGPGMGWSVALTTLMNERTSIGAVGGLAGSSGSDALARLLAEVARATGRDALTGPTRDQLADLSIRTMVLQQHAGRIIAKLAQGQIPTAEGSAAKLLLSGLLERLANFAVEVQGPRGMLLGNDALAGGTWGLAFLGYPGVKIAGGSDEIMRNIIGERVLDLPREPKG from the coding sequence ATGGACGTCGACGCGTTTCGGAACGAGGCTCGGTCCTGGCTCGAGGCAAATGTTCCCCGCCGCTCGGGGGACGACAACCCGGCGGCGGTGTTCATCGAGCGACCCGACGAAGCTGCCTATGTGGTCCGGGCCAAGGAGTGGCAGGCGAAGCTGGCCGATGCCGGATGGGCAGGCATCACGTGGCCGACCGAGTACGGCGGGCGGGGCCTGGGTCCCATGCACCAGATCGTGTGGGTGCAGGAAGCCGCCCCTTACGACCTGCCGCTCGACATCTTCAACATTGGCATCGGCATGGCAGGCCCCACCATCCTCTCGTGGGGTACGTCGGAGCAGAAGGACCGCTGGCTGGCTCCGATGCTGCGCGGTGAGGAGATCTGGTGCCAGCTCTTCTCCGAGCCGAACGCCGGCAGCGACGTGGCCTCGGTGCAGACGCGGGCGGTCCGTGACGGCGATGAATGGGTGGTCGACGGGCAAAAGGTGTGGACCAGTGGTGCCCACTTCTCGAGGTGGGGGATGCTGCTCGCCCGCACCGACCCCGACGCCCCCAAGCACAACGGCCTCTCGTACTTCGGGATCGACATGGACCAAACGGGGGTCGAGGTACGGCCGCTGCGCCAGATGACCGGGGGCGCTTCGTTCAACGAGGTCTACATGTCGGAAGCCCGGGTGCCGAATGACGCCTTGATCGGCGGTCCGGGGATGGGGTGGTCGGTGGCGCTCACCACGCTGATGAACGAGCGGACCTCGATCGGTGCCGTCGGCGGCCTCGCCGGCTCGTCAGGATCCGATGCGCTCGCCCGTCTGCTGGCCGAGGTCGCCCGGGCCACAGGGAGGGACGCCCTTACCGGCCCCACCCGCGACCAGTTGGCGGACCTCTCTATCAGGACCATGGTGCTCCAGCAGCACGCCGGCCGGATCATCGCCAAACTCGCCCAGGGCCAGATCCCCACTGCCGAGGGGTCCGCCGCCAAGCTGCTGCTCTCGGGCCTGCTAGAACGCCTCGCCAACTTCGCAGTCGAAGTACAGGGCCCCCGGGGAATGCTGCTTGGCAACGACGCCCTCGCCGGGGGCACCTGGGGCCTCGCCTTCCTCGGCTACCCCGGAGTCAAGATCGCCGGCGGCTCCGACGAGATCATGCGCAACATCATTGGTGAGCGAGTCTTGGATCTGCCGCGAGAGCCAAAAGGGTAG